A window from Melopsittacus undulatus isolate bMelUnd1 chromosome Z, bMelUnd1.mat.Z, whole genome shotgun sequence encodes these proteins:
- the SETD9 gene encoding LOW QUALITY PROTEIN: SET domain-containing protein 9 (The sequence of the model RefSeq protein was modified relative to this genomic sequence to represent the inferred CDS: inserted 1 base in 1 codon): MLRGLRRRWDSYKYRFVPWLALNLRRKRRTLRYVPESSQDKIISDEDVFETLLKIFKALFLNDFSRQAHILAFLPEIKHKYLELLAVEQKLSKVHSCNHLSQHVFSPEEVLFNTLGFMVSRDQSSLVSAGTGVFVTKGFVPKGTVVSMYPGTVYRKHEPIXFQSLGNPFIFRCIDGVLIDGNDKGLSRSVYRSCCRRDQLGPFQMSDESWLTAALQNPLAVGQYVNNCSHEKAANVCYQEFDVPAYFPVELKQYLPNIVYSHDIESLLRCVVLVTLRDIKQGEELFSNYYTVVS, translated from the exons atgctgcgAGGGCTGCGGCGGCGGTGGGACTCCTACAAGTACCGCTTCGTGCCTTGGCTGGCCCTCAACCTCCGCCGCAAGCGCAG GACCCTCAGATATGTTCCCGAAAGCTCCCAAGACAAGATTATCTCTGATGAAGATGTCTTTGAAACACTACTGAAGATATTCAAAGCTCTGTTCCTAAATGACTTCAGTAGACAAGCACATATTTTGGCCTTTCTTCCAGAAATCAAACATAAATACCTGGAGTTACTGGCTGTGGAACAGAAGCTATCAAAAGTACACTCATGTAACCATCTAAGTCAACATGTGTTTAGTCCAGAGGAAGTTCTGTTTAATACACTAGGGTTCATGGTTAGTAGGGACCAAAGTTCCCTGGTGTCTGCTGGAACTGGAGTCTTTGTTACCAAAGGTTTTGTACCAAAGGGGACGGTTGTATCTATGTATCCTG GTACAGTATACAGAAAGCATGAGCCCA TTTTCCAGTCCCTTGGCAATCCCTTTATTTTTAGGTGCATAGATGGTGTCCTTATTGATGGGAATGATAAAGGACTATCAAGATCAGTGTACAG GTCTTGCTGCAGAAGAGACCAGCTTGGCCCGTTTCAAATGAGCGATGAGAGCTGGCTCACAGCTGCCCTGCAGAACCCACTGGCAGTGGGACAGTATGTCAACAACTGCTCACATG aAAAAGCAGCCAACGTGTGTTATCAGGAGTTTGATGTGCCAGCGTATTTTCCAGTAGAACTGAAACAGTATCTTCCAAACATTGTCTACAGCCATGACATAGAGAG CCTCCTGCGGTGCGTTGTGCTTGTCACTCTGAGAGACATCAAGCAAGGAGAAGAACTTTTTTCCAATTACTACACTGTTGTCAGCTGA